A region of Streptomyces sp. NBC_01267 DNA encodes the following proteins:
- a CDS encoding TetR/AcrR family transcriptional regulator: MARRYDPDRRGRIIDAAILVVGEQGIAGLSHRSVAVEADVPLGSTTYHFATLDDLLVAALRQVNGEPQTAVEGWARALDEPGDPLADRLTGLLGRLVAGDRSRVRLEYELYLAALRREALRPVAAEWLDQLVEVVRGHVDGDAATARALVALIDGLLIQLLLTEREFDAAEVRAALARVIG; encoded by the coding sequence ATGGCCCGGCGTTACGATCCGGACCGCCGGGGGCGCATCATCGACGCGGCGATCCTGGTGGTGGGCGAGCAGGGCATCGCGGGGCTCAGTCACCGTTCCGTCGCGGTGGAGGCCGATGTGCCGCTGGGCTCGACGACGTACCACTTCGCCACCCTCGACGACCTGCTGGTCGCCGCCCTGCGTCAGGTCAACGGCGAACCGCAGACCGCGGTCGAGGGCTGGGCCCGCGCGCTGGACGAGCCGGGAGACCCGCTCGCCGACCGGCTCACCGGACTTCTGGGGCGGCTCGTCGCGGGGGACCGCAGCCGGGTACGGCTGGAGTACGAGCTGTATCTCGCGGCGCTGCGGCGGGAGGCGTTGCGGCCGGTCGCCGCCGAGTGGCTGGACCAGCTGGTGGAGGTCGTCCGGGGCCATGTCGACGGCGACGCCGCGACCGCCCGCGCCCTGGTGGCCCTGATCGACGGCCTGCTGATTCAACTCCTGCTGACGGAAAGGGAGTTCGACGCCGCGGAAGTGCGGGCCGCACTCGCCCGGGTCATCGGCTGA
- a CDS encoding DMT family transporter, with protein MPYVLLAAAIAAEVGGTTAMKYSDGFSKLWPSLGTAAGYLLAFVLLAQVLKSMSVGTAYAIWAGTGTAAIAAIGMLFMGETMSAAKLGGIVLVIAGVVLLNLGGSH; from the coding sequence ATGCCATACGTACTGCTCGCCGCGGCCATCGCCGCGGAAGTCGGCGGGACCACCGCCATGAAATACAGCGACGGATTCAGCAAGCTGTGGCCGTCGTTGGGGACGGCCGCCGGGTACCTGCTGGCCTTCGTCCTGCTCGCGCAGGTGCTCAAGTCGATGTCGGTGGGGACCGCCTACGCGATCTGGGCGGGCACCGGTACCGCCGCCATCGCCGCCATCGGCATGCTCTTCATGGGGGAGACGATGAGCGCCGCGAAGCTCGGCGGCATCGTTCTGGTCATCGCCGGCGTCGTCCTGCTCAATCTCGGCGGGTCCCACTGA
- a CDS encoding DUF7847 domain-containing protein, translated as MAQNSGQGGAYGGAPHGGPPGWGYGWIPPQAPKPGVIPLQPLQVSDVLSGAVSTVGRYWKPLLGIAATLYGGLAVLVGAALAIGYAALSDRIHTVFDTSRSSDIDWGDAGPLVITFGAVVLVALLLQMVCTGMMYATCGTVLQEAVLGRPTTYRAVWRRAWSRVPSVIGALLLSGLAVLVPVLLVAGVAVGLVFAAASQHNTPLAITVGVLGGVALLPLVIWLGVLFGLAPAAVVLERQGPVGALRRSARLVRGAWWRTFGITLLAGVIGAALAYFIQLPFNIAGMFSSLSVDLGAHHSPSDAQLFSSFLGYTALVLVGQSLSQIFSTTFPQLVTGLLYVDRRIRKENLAPALVEAAAADVTGSG; from the coding sequence GTGGCACAGAATTCGGGGCAGGGCGGGGCGTACGGCGGCGCCCCCCACGGGGGACCTCCAGGGTGGGGCTACGGCTGGATACCCCCGCAGGCACCCAAACCCGGGGTGATACCGCTGCAGCCGTTGCAGGTCAGCGATGTCCTGAGCGGGGCGGTCTCCACTGTGGGCCGCTACTGGAAGCCGCTGCTCGGGATAGCGGCGACCCTGTACGGAGGCCTGGCGGTCCTGGTGGGAGCGGCCCTGGCGATCGGCTACGCCGCGCTCTCGGACCGCATCCACACCGTCTTCGACACATCGAGGTCGTCCGACATCGACTGGGGCGACGCCGGGCCGCTGGTGATCACCTTCGGCGCCGTCGTCCTGGTCGCCCTGCTGCTGCAGATGGTCTGCACGGGCATGATGTACGCGACGTGCGGGACCGTCCTCCAGGAAGCGGTACTGGGCCGGCCGACGACCTACCGGGCCGTCTGGCGCCGGGCCTGGTCCCGGGTCCCCTCGGTGATCGGCGCGCTGCTGCTCAGCGGACTGGCCGTCCTCGTCCCCGTGCTGCTGGTGGCCGGGGTGGCCGTCGGCCTGGTTTTCGCGGCGGCCAGTCAGCACAACACACCCCTGGCCATCACGGTGGGTGTCCTCGGCGGGGTGGCGCTGCTTCCGCTGGTGATCTGGCTGGGGGTGCTGTTCGGTCTGGCCCCGGCGGCCGTGGTGCTCGAACGCCAGGGGCCGGTCGGCGCACTGCGCCGGTCGGCCCGGCTGGTGCGCGGCGCCTGGTGGCGGACCTTCGGCATCACGCTGCTGGCCGGAGTGATCGGGGCCGCGCTGGCCTACTTCATCCAGCTCCCCTTCAACATCGCAGGCATGTTCAGCTCGTTGAGCGTGGATCTGGGCGCCCACCACTCCCCGAGCGACGCGCAGCTGTTCTCCAGTTTCCTGGGCTACACGGCGCTCGTACTGGTGGGCCAGTCCCTCAGCCAGATCTTCTCGACGACCTTCCCGCAGCTGGTGACCGGGCTGCTCTACGTCGACCGCCGGATCCGTAAGGAGAACCTGGCGCCGGCGCTCGTCGAGGCAGCAGCCGCGGACGTCACGGGTTCAGGCTGA
- a CDS encoding DUF3616 domain-containing protein: MLSSAFPSRRRTVAAVAAASGLFSLALGGLNAPAHAASYGTPTLSLSAGYLSGAVGATGDPTVTVTVAQSGADASALTVAASASSKSSVAGTGDVAVTGTGGTRRVTVTAHGQGYTDLTLKVTGLGGKTATRTLHYAASAAVQHSADTRYFTGSSDASAAVSVGDGYLVVADDESNTLRLYDGSVSGAPVKSWDVSGALGADKEIDMEAAARVGDTIYWTGSLGNNKDGKYKPDRNRIFTTRVTGSGAATELKVAGSYPKLRDDLVAWDRKNGDRLGFAAGTEEGQVPKQIDGFNIEGLEFAPGSTTTAYLGFRAPLVPPKSGGKALIVPVTDMDEVVTGKKATFGEPIELDLGGLSVRDIRKNAADQYLIVAGSWAADDNEDPYVLYSWDGVAGHAPVKRVDLPTSDPGGWEAVVDVPDLSAAGARAQLITDDGSADLYGDGTAAKDLTHDEWKKSRATWFSLNP; the protein is encoded by the coding sequence GTGCTGTCCTCTGCTTTTCCGTCCCGCCGCAGGACCGTAGCCGCAGTCGCCGCCGCGAGCGGACTCTTCTCCCTGGCCCTCGGAGGCCTCAACGCCCCGGCGCACGCCGCGAGTTACGGCACGCCGACGCTCTCCTTGTCGGCCGGATACCTCTCCGGCGCCGTCGGTGCGACCGGCGACCCCACGGTCACGGTCACCGTCGCCCAGAGCGGCGCGGACGCCTCGGCGCTCACCGTGGCGGCCTCGGCCAGCTCCAAGTCCTCCGTCGCCGGTACGGGTGATGTCGCCGTCACCGGCACCGGCGGCACCCGGCGGGTCACGGTCACCGCCCACGGTCAGGGCTACACCGATCTCACCCTCAAGGTCACCGGTCTCGGTGGCAAGACCGCCACCAGGACCCTGCACTACGCGGCGTCCGCGGCCGTGCAACACAGCGCGGACACCCGCTACTTCACCGGTTCCTCCGACGCCTCGGCCGCCGTGTCCGTCGGCGACGGCTATCTGGTGGTGGCCGACGACGAGTCCAACACCCTCCGGCTGTACGACGGTTCGGTCTCCGGCGCGCCCGTGAAGAGCTGGGACGTCAGCGGCGCGCTCGGCGCCGACAAGGAGATCGACATGGAGGCCGCGGCCCGGGTCGGCGACACCATCTACTGGACCGGTTCGCTGGGCAACAACAAGGACGGGAAGTACAAGCCCGACCGCAACCGGATCTTCACCACCCGGGTGACCGGATCCGGCGCCGCGACGGAGCTCAAGGTGGCCGGCTCGTACCCGAAGCTCCGTGACGACCTGGTCGCCTGGGACCGGAAGAACGGCGACCGTCTGGGCTTCGCCGCCGGTACGGAGGAGGGCCAGGTCCCCAAGCAGATCGACGGATTCAACATCGAGGGACTGGAGTTCGCCCCCGGCTCGACCACCACCGCCTACCTCGGCTTCCGGGCGCCGCTGGTCCCGCCGAAGAGCGGCGGCAAGGCGCTGATCGTGCCGGTCACCGACATGGACGAGGTCGTCACCGGCAAGAAGGCCACCTTCGGCGAGCCGATCGAACTGGACCTCGGCGGTCTCTCCGTCCGGGACATCAGGAAGAACGCGGCCGACCAGTACCTGATCGTGGCCGGGTCCTGGGCGGCCGACGACAACGAGGATCCGTACGTCCTCTACTCGTGGGACGGCGTCGCCGGCCATGCCCCGGTGAAGCGGGTCGACCTGCCGACCAGCGACCCGGGCGGCTGGGAGGCCGTGGTGGACGTACCCGATCTGTCCGCAGCGGGGGCCAGGGCCCAGCTGATCACCGACGACGGGTCGGCCGATCTCTACGGGGACGGGACGGCGGCGAAGGACCTCACCCACGACGAGTGGAAGAAGTCCCGCGCCACCTGGTTCAGCCTGAACCCGTGA
- a CDS encoding metal-sulfur cluster assembly factor, whose protein sequence is MSENETATIKPASEEEVREALYDVVDPELGIDVVNLGLIYGIHIDDANIATLDMTLTSAACPLTDVIEDQAKSATEGIVNELKINWVWMPPWGPDKITDDGREQLRALGFNV, encoded by the coding sequence ATGAGCGAGAACGAGACCGCCACGATCAAGCCGGCCTCCGAGGAGGAGGTCCGTGAGGCGCTGTACGACGTCGTCGACCCCGAGCTGGGGATCGACGTCGTCAACCTCGGGCTGATCTACGGCATTCACATCGACGACGCGAACATCGCGACGCTCGACATGACGCTGACGTCCGCGGCCTGCCCGCTGACCGACGTCATCGAGGACCAGGCGAAGTCGGCGACCGAAGGCATTGTCAACGAGCTGAAGATCAACTGGGTCTGGATGCCGCCGTGGGGCCCGGACAAGATCACGGACGACGGCCGCGAGCAGCTGCGCGCCCTCGGCTTCAACGTCTGA
- the sufU gene encoding Fe-S cluster assembly sulfur transfer protein SufU — protein sequence MKLDSMYQEVILDHYKHPHGRGLRDGDAEVHHVNPTCGDEITLRVKYDGDRITDVSYEGQGCSISQASASVMNELLVGKELADAQKIQATFLELMQSRGQIEPDDAMEEVLEDAVAFAGVSKYPARVKCALLSWMAWKDATAQALSEGKTA from the coding sequence GTGAAGCTGGATTCGATGTACCAGGAAGTGATCCTGGACCACTACAAGCACCCGCACGGGCGCGGTCTTCGTGACGGCGACGCCGAGGTGCACCATGTCAACCCGACGTGCGGCGACGAGATCACGCTGCGCGTGAAGTACGACGGCGACCGCATCACGGACGTGTCGTACGAGGGGCAGGGCTGCTCCATCAGCCAGGCCAGTGCCTCGGTGATGAACGAGCTGCTGGTCGGCAAGGAACTGGCCGACGCGCAGAAGATCCAGGCGACCTTCCTGGAACTGATGCAGTCCAGGGGCCAGATCGAGCCGGACGACGCGATGGAGGAGGTGCTGGAGGACGCGGTCGCGTTCGCCGGCGTCTCGAAGTACCCGGCGCGCGTCAAGTGCGCGCTGCTGAGTTGGATGGCGTGGAAGGACGCGACGGCGCAGGCGCTGTCCGAAGGGAAGACCGCATGA
- a CDS encoding cysteine desulfurase: MTQLPGLLDTEAIRKDFPLLDRLVHDGKKIVYLDNAATSQKPRQVLDALNEYYEQHNANVHRGVHVLAEEATALYEGARDKVAAFINAPSRDEVIFTKNASESLNLVANMLGWADEPYRVDHETEIVITEMEHHSNIVPWQLLSQRTGAKLKWFGLTDDGRLDLSDIEEIITEKTKIVSFTLVSNLMGTVNPVEAIIRRAQQVGALVCIDASQAAPHMVLDVQALQADFVAFTGHKMVGPTGIGVLWGRQELLEDLPPFLGGGEMIETVSMHSSTYAPAPHKFEAGTPPIAQAVGLGAAVDYLSAIGMDKIAAHEHALTEYAMKRLGEVPDLRFIGPSSSLDRGATISFTLGDIHPHDVGQVLDEEGIAVRVGHHCARPVCLRYGIPATTRASFYLYSTPAEVDALVDGLEHVRNFFG, from the coding sequence GTGACACAGCTGCCGGGCCTGCTCGACACCGAGGCGATCCGCAAGGACTTCCCCCTGCTGGATCGTCTGGTCCACGACGGGAAGAAGATCGTTTACCTGGACAACGCGGCGACCTCGCAGAAGCCGCGTCAGGTGCTCGATGCGCTGAACGAGTACTACGAACAGCACAACGCCAACGTCCACCGTGGCGTGCACGTGCTCGCCGAGGAGGCCACGGCGCTGTACGAAGGTGCCCGCGACAAGGTCGCCGCCTTCATCAACGCACCGAGCCGCGACGAGGTGATCTTCACCAAGAACGCCTCGGAGTCGCTCAACCTCGTCGCCAACATGCTCGGTTGGGCCGATGAGCCCTACCGCGTCGACCACGAGACCGAGATCGTCATCACGGAGATGGAGCACCACTCCAACATCGTGCCGTGGCAGCTGCTCTCGCAGCGCACCGGCGCGAAGCTGAAGTGGTTCGGCCTCACCGACGACGGCCGGCTCGACCTGTCCGACATCGAAGAGATCATCACCGAGAAGACGAAGATCGTCTCCTTCACGCTGGTCTCCAACCTGATGGGCACGGTCAACCCGGTCGAGGCGATCATCCGGCGGGCCCAGCAGGTCGGCGCGCTGGTCTGCATCGACGCCTCGCAGGCCGCGCCGCACATGGTGCTCGACGTCCAGGCGCTGCAGGCCGACTTCGTGGCCTTCACCGGCCACAAGATGGTCGGCCCGACCGGCATCGGTGTCCTCTGGGGCCGCCAGGAGCTCCTGGAGGACCTCCCGCCGTTCCTCGGTGGCGGCGAGATGATCGAGACCGTGTCGATGCACTCGTCGACCTACGCCCCCGCGCCGCACAAGTTCGAGGCGGGTACCCCCCCGATCGCCCAGGCCGTCGGCCTCGGTGCGGCCGTGGACTACCTCTCCGCGATCGGCATGGACAAGATCGCCGCTCATGAGCACGCGCTCACCGAGTACGCGATGAAGCGCCTCGGCGAGGTCCCCGACCTGCGGTTCATCGGCCCCTCCAGCTCGCTGGACCGGGGCGCGACGATCTCCTTCACGCTCGGCGACATCCACCCGCACGACGTGGGCCAGGTCCTCGACGAGGAAGGCATCGCGGTCCGGGTCGGCCACCACTGCGCGCGGCCGGTCTGCCTCCGGTACGGAATTCCTGCGACCACGCGAGCGTCGTTCTATCTGTACTCCACGCCTGCCGAGGTCGACGCCCTGGTGGACGGCCTGGAACATGTACGGAACTTCTTCGGCTAG
- the sufC gene encoding Fe-S cluster assembly ATPase SufC, producing the protein MATLEIRDLHVSVETENGTKEILKGVDLTVKQGETHAIMGPNGSGKSTLAYSLAGHPKYTITSGTVTLDGEDVLEMTVDERARAGVFLAMQYPVEVPGVSVSNFLRTSATAIRGEAPKLRTWVKEVKTAMETLQMDPAFAERNVNEGFSGGEKKRHEILQLELLKPKIAILDETDSGLDVDALRQVSDGVNRVREGGEVGTLLITHYTRILRYIKPDFVHVFANGRIAESGGPELADKLENEGYEAYTKGGAAA; encoded by the coding sequence ATGGCAACGCTTGAAATCCGCGACCTGCACGTCTCCGTCGAAACCGAGAACGGTACGAAGGAGATCCTCAAGGGCGTCGACCTGACCGTGAAGCAGGGCGAGACCCACGCCATCATGGGCCCCAACGGCTCCGGCAAGTCGACGCTGGCGTACTCCCTCGCGGGGCACCCCAAGTACACGATCACCAGCGGCACCGTCACCCTCGACGGCGAGGACGTCCTGGAGATGACCGTCGACGAGCGCGCCCGCGCCGGCGTCTTCCTCGCCATGCAGTACCCGGTCGAGGTCCCCGGCGTCTCGGTCTCCAACTTCCTCCGCACGTCGGCCACCGCCATCCGTGGCGAGGCGCCCAAGCTGCGTACCTGGGTGAAGGAGGTCAAGACGGCCATGGAGACCCTCCAGATGGACCCGGCCTTCGCCGAGCGCAACGTCAACGAGGGCTTCTCCGGCGGTGAGAAGAAGCGCCACGAGATCCTTCAGCTGGAGCTGCTCAAGCCGAAGATCGCGATCCTCGACGAGACCGACTCCGGCCTGGACGTCGACGCGCTGCGCCAGGTCTCCGACGGCGTCAACCGCGTCCGCGAGGGCGGCGAGGTCGGCACCCTGCTGATCACGCACTACACGCGCATCCTGCGCTACATCAAGCCCGACTTCGTGCACGTCTTCGCGAACGGCCGGATCGCCGAGTCCGGTGGCCCCGAGCTCGCCGACAAGCTGGAGAACGAGGGCTACGAGGCCTACACGAAGGGTGGCGCAGCCGCGTGA
- a CDS encoding bifunctional 3-phenylpropionate/cinnamic acid dioxygenase ferredoxin subunit yields the protein MAFVRVCGLSELEEDTPKRVEIDSTPVSVVRTEGEVFAINDICSHANVSLSEGEVEDCTIECWLHGSSFDLRTGKPSGLPATRPVPVYPVKIEGDDVLVSVSQES from the coding sequence ATGGCCTTCGTCCGAGTCTGTGGGCTGAGCGAGCTGGAGGAGGACACCCCGAAGCGGGTGGAAATCGACTCCACGCCGGTCTCGGTCGTCCGTACCGAGGGGGAGGTGTTCGCCATCAACGACATCTGCTCGCACGCGAACGTCTCGCTCTCCGAGGGCGAGGTCGAGGACTGCACCATCGAGTGCTGGCTGCACGGTTCCAGCTTCGACCTCCGTACCGGCAAGCCGTCCGGCCTTCCCGCGACGCGCCCCGTCCCCGTTTACCCCGTAAAGATCGAAGGGGACGATGTGCTCGTCTCCGTATCCCAGGAGTCCTGA
- the sufD gene encoding Fe-S cluster assembly protein SufD, which produces MAEAQNSPTLGSARAGGPPPAGSTTAGSIAVAAESTVATRMSAPPSFDVADFPVPRGREEEWRFTPLERLKGLHDGTAVASGSGVQIEVSAPEGVTVETVGRDDARIGRAGTPVDRVAAQAFSSFEKASVVSVPKEAVLSEPIRIAVRGLGGTAYGHQVIELGAFAEAVVVIDHTGDAQLAANVDYILGDGAKLTVVSVQDWEPEAVHVAQHNALVGRDASFKSVVVTFGGDLVRLHPRVQYAGPGGEAELFGLYFTDQGQHQEHRLLVDHNAPNCRSNVAYKGALQGQDAHAVWIGDVLIRAAAEGTDSYELNRNLVLTDGARVDSVPNLEIETGEIAGAGHASATGRFDDSQLFYLQSRGIPEGEARRLVVRGFFAELVQQIGLPDVEERLLAKIDAELEASV; this is translated from the coding sequence ATGGCTGAGGCTCAGAATTCCCCCACTCTCGGCTCCGCCCGAGCGGGGGGACCCCCTCCGGCAGGTTCCACCACTGCCGGGTCCATCGCGGTGGCTGCCGAGTCCACCGTCGCCACCCGCATGAGCGCGCCCCCGTCCTTCGACGTGGCGGACTTCCCGGTCCCCCGCGGTCGCGAGGAGGAGTGGCGGTTCACCCCGCTGGAACGCCTCAAGGGCCTGCACGACGGCACCGCCGTCGCGTCCGGCAGCGGCGTCCAGATCGAGGTGTCCGCCCCCGAGGGCGTGACCGTCGAGACCGTCGGCCGTGACGACGCGCGCATCGGCAGGGCCGGTACGCCCGTGGACCGGGTCGCCGCCCAGGCGTTCTCCTCCTTCGAGAAGGCGTCCGTCGTCTCGGTGCCCAAGGAAGCCGTGCTCAGCGAGCCGATCCGGATCGCCGTGCGCGGTCTGGGCGGCACCGCCTACGGCCACCAGGTCATCGAGCTCGGCGCCTTCGCCGAGGCCGTCGTGGTCATCGACCACACCGGTGACGCGCAGCTCGCGGCCAATGTCGACTACATCCTGGGCGACGGGGCGAAGCTGACCGTCGTCTCCGTCCAGGACTGGGAGCCCGAGGCCGTCCACGTGGCGCAGCACAACGCGCTGGTGGGCAGGGACGCCTCGTTCAAGTCGGTCGTGGTCACCTTCGGCGGCGACCTCGTACGGCTCCACCCCCGCGTGCAGTACGCGGGCCCCGGCGGCGAGGCCGAGCTCTTCGGCCTGTACTTCACCGACCAGGGACAGCACCAGGAGCACCGCCTCCTCGTCGACCACAATGCCCCCAACTGCAGGTCGAACGTGGCCTACAAGGGCGCGCTGCAGGGCCAGGACGCGCACGCCGTATGGATCGGCGACGTCCTGATCCGGGCCGCCGCCGAGGGCACCGACTCGTACGAGCTCAACCGCAACCTCGTCCTCACGGACGGCGCACGGGTCGACTCGGTGCCGAACCTGGAGATCGAGACCGGTGAGATCGCCGGTGCGGGACACGCGTCGGCGACCGGCCGCTTCGACGACTCGCAGCTCTTCTACCTGCAGTCCCGTGGCATTCCGGAGGGCGAGGCCCGCCGCCTGGTCGTCCGGGGCTTCTTCGCCGAGCTGGTCCAGCAGATCGGCCTCCCGGATGTCGAGGAGCGGCTGCTCGCCAAGATCGACGCAGAGCTGGAGGCTTCGGTCTGA
- the sufB gene encoding Fe-S cluster assembly protein SufB, translating to MTLPMETAHPELEGLGTYEFGWADPDVAGAAAKRGLSEAVVRDISAKKNEPEWMLKLRLKGFKLFGKKPMPSWGSDLSGIDFDNIKYFVRSTEKQAESWEDLPEDIKNTYDKLGIPEAEKQRLVAGVAAQYESEVVYHQINEELEAQGVIFMDTDTALKEHPELFQEYFGTVIPVGDNKFASLNSAVWSGGSFIYVPKGVHVEIPLQAYFRINTENMGQFERTLIIVDEDAYVHYVEGCTAPIYSSDSLHSAVVEIIVKKGGRCRYTTIQNWSNNVYNLVTKRAVAYEGATMEWVDGNIGSKVTMKYPAVYLMGEHAKGETLSIAFAGEGQHQDAGAKMVHMAPNTSSNIVSKSVARGGGRTSYRGLIEIGEGAEGSKSNVLCDALLVDTISRSDTYPYVDVREDDVSMGHEATVSKVSDDQLFYLMSRGMTEFEAMAMIVRGFVEPIAKELPMEYALELNRLIELQMEGSVG from the coding sequence CCCGAACTCGAGGGCCTGGGTACGTACGAATTCGGCTGGGCCGACCCCGACGTGGCAGGTGCCGCGGCCAAGCGTGGCCTGTCCGAAGCCGTCGTCCGCGACATCTCGGCCAAGAAGAACGAGCCGGAGTGGATGCTGAAGCTGCGTCTCAAGGGCTTCAAGCTCTTCGGCAAGAAGCCGATGCCGAGCTGGGGCTCCGACCTGTCGGGCATCGACTTCGACAACATCAAGTACTTCGTGCGGTCCACCGAGAAGCAGGCCGAGTCCTGGGAGGACCTGCCGGAGGACATCAAGAACACGTACGACAAGCTCGGCATCCCGGAGGCGGAGAAGCAGCGTCTCGTCGCGGGTGTCGCCGCCCAGTACGAGTCCGAGGTCGTCTACCACCAGATCAACGAGGAGCTGGAGGCGCAGGGTGTCATCTTCATGGACACCGACACCGCGCTGAAGGAGCACCCGGAGCTCTTCCAGGAGTACTTCGGCACGGTCATCCCGGTCGGTGACAACAAGTTCGCGTCGCTGAACTCGGCCGTCTGGTCCGGTGGTTCCTTCATCTACGTGCCGAAGGGTGTGCACGTCGAGATCCCGCTCCAGGCCTACTTCCGTATCAACACGGAGAACATGGGCCAGTTCGAGCGGACGCTGATCATCGTCGACGAGGACGCCTACGTCCACTACGTCGAGGGCTGCACCGCCCCGATCTACTCCTCCGACTCGCTGCACAGCGCCGTCGTGGAGATCATCGTGAAGAAGGGCGGCCGGTGCCGCTACACGACGATCCAGAACTGGTCGAACAACGTCTACAACCTGGTCACCAAGCGGGCCGTGGCGTACGAGGGCGCGACCATGGAGTGGGTCGACGGCAACATCGGCTCCAAGGTCACCATGAAGTACCCGGCCGTCTACCTGATGGGTGAGCACGCCAAGGGCGAGACCCTGTCGATCGCCTTCGCGGGCGAGGGCCAGCACCAGGACGCCGGCGCCAAGATGGTGCACATGGCACCGAACACCTCCTCCAACATCGTCTCCAAGTCGGTGGCGCGAGGCGGCGGCCGCACCTCCTACCGCGGTCTGATCGAGATCGGCGAGGGCGCCGAGGGCTCCAAGTCCAACGTCCTGTGCGACGCGCTGCTCGTCGACACGATCTCCCGCTCGGACACCTACCCCTACGTGGACGTCCGCGAGGACGACGTGTCCATGGGCCACGAGGCAACCGTCTCCAAGGTCTCCGACGACCAGCTCTTCTACCTGATGAGCCGCGGTATGACGGAGTTCGAGGCGATGGCGATGATCGTGCGCGGCTTCGTCGAGCCGATCGCCAAGGAGCTCCCCATGGAGTACGCCCTGGAGCTCAACCGGCTGATCGAGCTGCAGATGGAGGGATCGGTCGGCTAG